From a single Micromonospora sp. WMMD1102 genomic region:
- a CDS encoding glycosyltransferase family 4 protein, whose amino-acid sequence MTGSHRNVVYVALGPLRVGAALHHTAALAAAGAQVTLVVADLPQWKAVALPPGVNPHRVPGPGRALHRNARRTVLGLLRDADLLVAGDPEALPVAWAAVGSKPGLAVRYEPADEPARRRTPAELAVVTPWYPSPNTPAGAGAVLRAMLQAVGGEFGRVSILHTESWTYPHRSRSTHLIAAAADRLAGRAGGAVLRDTPEGELTRVPVPVSAAPDYAALARAHVDALAAVLPSGRIEAPLVHAHTGIFGGLVAARLARPDARIVVTESAPLVTAVLARPAARRQYEEMLQRVDELLCPGPYVHQLVKERFPQYADKLRIVPELVDFDALVPRPTPVEEPLRWLHLGQPVEDEGVPPVLEAFARVAAEEPRVTLTLTGVGGDMVRTRVEELGLTGRVVLRAPVAADELPGLLHRHDVLVQPGDVGPLGATVVEAIASGLPVLVGRTPEATETLAGLDGVAGQFVDVGNDPEVVAAGWRRLRDQFGVLDLPAARARLLARHGRAAVAAGLLASYRPGPDATAGEALGSTPMPDEATGSAPAGVPVPATTLPAPAGLAGSVPAVRDAVGQDARLLVVAVNPPKIHLTREFVNQMTARGYTVDLVVNEPEQWSRARLDERVRLHPLMAAENRRLLLFTEQLLLFRLPGRTLLGAQQVARKIHRLGPEVAIGTLRRWHRRGAKGVHNRLFFPAYLVLRPLILWRITRRAVLPKLDLAKTRGVVVSGSYGTTIGWRLARRHPALPVTTSLTAFGDDS is encoded by the coding sequence GTGACCGGCAGCCACCGCAACGTCGTCTACGTCGCGCTCGGGCCGCTGCGGGTCGGTGCGGCGCTGCACCACACCGCCGCGCTGGCGGCGGCGGGTGCCCAGGTCACGCTGGTCGTGGCGGACCTGCCACAGTGGAAGGCCGTGGCGCTGCCGCCCGGTGTCAACCCGCACCGGGTGCCCGGTCCGGGACGTGCCCTGCACCGCAACGCCCGGCGGACGGTGCTCGGGTTGCTCCGGGACGCGGACCTGCTGGTCGCCGGTGACCCGGAGGCGCTGCCGGTGGCCTGGGCCGCGGTCGGGTCCAAGCCGGGCCTGGCGGTCCGGTACGAGCCGGCCGACGAGCCGGCCCGCCGGCGGACACCCGCCGAGCTGGCCGTGGTCACCCCCTGGTATCCGTCACCGAACACCCCGGCCGGGGCCGGGGCGGTGCTGCGGGCGATGCTCCAGGCGGTCGGCGGGGAGTTCGGGCGGGTGTCGATCCTGCACACCGAGAGCTGGACCTACCCGCACCGCTCCCGGTCGACACACCTGATCGCGGCGGCGGCCGACCGGCTCGCCGGCCGGGCCGGCGGTGCCGTGCTGCGGGACACCCCGGAGGGTGAACTGACCCGGGTGCCGGTGCCGGTCTCGGCCGCGCCCGACTACGCAGCCCTGGCCCGCGCCCACGTCGACGCGCTGGCCGCGGTGCTGCCGAGCGGGCGGATCGAGGCACCGCTGGTGCACGCGCACACCGGCATCTTCGGCGGGCTGGTCGCCGCCCGGCTCGCCCGGCCGGACGCCCGGATCGTGGTGACCGAGTCCGCCCCGCTGGTCACGGCGGTACTCGCCCGCCCGGCGGCCAGGCGGCAGTACGAGGAGATGCTGCAACGCGTCGACGAACTCCTCTGCCCCGGCCCGTACGTCCACCAGCTGGTCAAGGAGCGCTTCCCGCAGTACGCGGACAAGCTGCGGATCGTGCCGGAACTGGTCGACTTCGACGCGCTCGTGCCCCGTCCCACCCCGGTCGAGGAGCCGCTGCGCTGGCTGCACCTCGGCCAGCCGGTCGAGGACGAGGGTGTGCCACCGGTGCTGGAGGCGTTCGCCCGGGTCGCGGCCGAGGAGCCTCGGGTGACGCTGACCCTCACCGGTGTCGGCGGCGACATGGTCCGCACCCGGGTCGAGGAGTTGGGGTTGACGGGGCGGGTCGTGCTGCGTGCTCCGGTCGCCGCCGACGAGTTGCCGGGGCTGCTGCACCGGCACGACGTGCTGGTGCAGCCCGGTGACGTCGGTCCGCTCGGTGCCACCGTGGTGGAGGCGATCGCCAGCGGTCTGCCGGTGCTGGTCGGGCGGACTCCGGAGGCGACGGAGACGCTGGCCGGGCTGGACGGCGTGGCCGGGCAGTTCGTCGACGTCGGCAACGATCCGGAGGTGGTCGCGGCCGGCTGGCGCCGGCTGCGGGACCAGTTCGGGGTACTCGATCTGCCGGCGGCCCGGGCCAGGCTGCTGGCCCGGCACGGCCGGGCGGCGGTGGCGGCCGGGTTGCTGGCCAGCTACCGGCCTGGACCGGACGCGACGGCGGGTGAGGCCCTCGGCTCGACTCCGATGCCGGACGAGGCAACCGGGTCGGCTCCGGCCGGGGTGCCGGTCCCGGCGACCACGCTGCCCGCGCCGGCCGGCCTTGCCGGATCGGTGCCGGCGGTGCGGGACGCGGTGGGTCAGGACGCCCGGCTGCTGGTGGTGGCGGTCAACCCGCCCAAGATCCATCTCACTCGAGAGTTCGTCAACCAGATGACGGCCCGGGGTTACACGGTGGACCTGGTCGTCAACGAGCCGGAGCAGTGGTCACGGGCCCGGCTGGACGAGCGGGTCCGGCTGCACCCCCTAATGGCGGCGGAGAACCGGCGGCTACTGCTCTTCACCGAGCAGTTGTTGCTGTTCCGGCTGCCGGGCCGGACGCTGCTCGGTGCGCAGCAGGTCGCGCGCAAGATCCACCGGCTCGGGCCGGAGGTCGCGATCGGTACGCTGCGGCGCTGGCACCGGCGCGGGGCGAAGGGCGTGCACAACAGGCTCTTCTTCCCCGCCTATCTGGTGCTCAGGCCGCTCATCCTGTGGCGGATCACCCGCCGCGCGGTGCTGCCGAAGCTCGACCTGGCCAAGACCCGGGGGGTGGTGGTCTCCGGCTCGTACGGCACCACCATCGGCTGGCGACTCGCCCGCCGGCATCCCGCGCTGCCGGTCACGACCTCGCTCACCGCCTTCGGCGACGACTCCTGA